The Raphanus sativus cultivar WK10039 chromosome 6, ASM80110v3, whole genome shotgun sequence sequence CATTTGTCTGTGTGAATTGATATGGTTTTGTTAACCATTATGTGAAAAGATTGAAGGAATCGGGTTCTTCACTTGTTTAAGTTTGGTAGATTGATTTTGTTTGTGAATCAGGTTCTTGGCTTGTCTTAGTCTTTGTTGCTTGAGTCTTGATATATCTTGTGTTATGTCTGAACTGTCTCTTTTTATGGTTGTTAACAGATCATATGAAAGATTTCCATTGTGAATTGGAAGACATTTGAATTTGTTTAAGTTTTGTGAATTGATATGGTTTTGGTAACCTTATTTTTGTATGTGTGAAGTTGTTGTCTCTGTTCTTGTAAAGAAGAACCTTTGTCTTAGCTTGTTGGTCAAATGATAAGGGTTGTTTTTGCTATGTGTTTGTGTTCCTCGGGTTCCTTTTTGCATATTCGATTGTAGAAATAATAGTGTTGTTGTTGTATTTGTTAACTCATTGTGTTCCTATGTGTTTGTGTCGACATGATTTTTCTTAGTTGCAAGATGGTATGGATACTCAtgctttttttatctttattctGATTTGGTTTCTGCAGCTAGCTAGGGGGGTGGTTATCTTTTTGGCCTTGCCTTGTAGCTGATTCTCTCTTGGAGCTACATTAGGTGCGAGACAAGTAACTGATTTCTGTTTCTGATATTTAAAAATGGCAGTTGGATATTACAATGCTACACATGAGTCTAGTCTCTTCTTCACAAGTTGTACATGATTCTCAATTTGAATTTTTGGTGCATTGATTTTGTTTGTGAATCGCCCATTGTCTCTTGTGTATGTTTCTGACTTACAAATATTGTTCATAATGGCTTGATATCTCTTGTGTATGTTTCTTGTGTCTGTATAAGgttttgaataatataattttttttctctgtagATATGGAGCCACAGCTACCTAAGCGACTGTCTGCGGAGGGTCTTGAACCTCAGGTCGAGAAGATCAACAACTGCTGCCGCATGGAACTCATCAGGGATCTGAAGATAGCTATGCCTACAGACTATGATGATGTGAAGAAAGATCCTGTTTTCATTCATATCATGGCTATTGCGGAAAATAAGCTTAAGTTTTCGGCGAAACTGGTGGATAGCTTCTTATGTAGGCAGCTGATTACCTCGAAGAAGCATGAGAAGTGGTTTGTCTTTGCGAGGTCGCCTCTCCGGTTTTCGATTCAGGAGTACCACGCTGTGACAGGTCTAAAGATTTCGCGGGAAGCCAGCACTGGTGTAGTGAAATGGAAAAACGATGGGGTGTTTTGGAGTGAGCTATTAAAGACAGGTGGTAAGATAAGCTTGCAGTCCATCAAGAAGGTACATCTACAAGAAGTTCACACCTGGACTCGGCTTGATAGGATGAGGTTGATCTACTTGTGTGTGATAATGGGCGTGGTGATGGGGAGAGATGAGAAGGTGTTCATCCCTCATATGTATATCAAGTTGGTGATGGATCTCGACAAGCTTCGGAAGTTCCATTGGGGTCTTCACTCTTACGATTTTCTGCTGCGTTCCATCTAGAAGGCTACAAAGAAGTTGGGTAAGAAGGACAGCTACATTTTCGAGGGTTTCTCCTATGCTATCCAGATTTGGCTTATGGAAGCAATTCCGGATTTTGGAGAAATATGCGGCAGAAAACTCTCATGCAGCTTCAGAGGTCCAAGGTGTGGCAACTGGAAAGGAGTTGCAAAAGTTTCTTATGAAGACATCACCAAACTTGAAGACTCATTTACTgacaaggtatatatatatatatctatcatATTCTTTTATTTGGTTGTATTTATTCTCTTGCAGTTTTTCATGTTATAATTGTTTTCTTTGTAGAGTGACTTGTTCTCGGTCATCTCAGTGACTGGCAATGGTGATGTCTTTCTGCATGAAGACTATGCAAGGAAGGGTGAGATGGAAGATGAACGAGTGAACCTTGTCCTTAGTATGATCAATAGCAAGTTCGATTGGAGCAAGACGGAGTGGCCAGTTATAGAACTTGAAGAGACTGAAATGGAGGAAGCTTTGACAAATGATATAGATGCAGAAGCTGGTATGAGTGGCGACGATACTGATGTTGTAGCAGACGAAGAGACCTCTACGCTTGAGGTTCCAGGAAAAGGCAAGAGAAAGGTTCATGATGAAGGAGCGGagacaagaaagaaaaagttgCTGTGTAAGCGAGCAGCTGAAAAGAAACAGAGTATTGATAGTGAAACTAAGAGTTTCATTGAGGGTCTCCTCCGTACATCT is a genomic window containing:
- the LOC108808291 gene encoding uncharacterized protein LOC108808291, coding for MEAIPDFGEICGRKLSCSFRGPRCGNWKGVAKVSYEDITKLEDSFTDKSDLFSVISVTGNGDVFLHEDYARKGEMEDERVNLVLSMINSKFDWSKTEWPVIELEETEMEEALTNDIDAEAGMSGDDTDVVADEETSTLEVPGKGKRKVHDEGAETRKKKLLCKRAAEKKQSIDSETKSFIEGLLRTSVTSLGDMLSTKMENMERMFTERMGMLETEVSQIRDAVRLSAEGSDPSMSEAAEDLLKFKGDQAASASKGDHPT